The following coding sequences are from one Candidatus Bathyarchaeota archaeon window:
- a CDS encoding helix-hairpin-helix domain-containing protein has protein sequence MAIHSSYRMAIRKNGAKESCYSDFEPVPQTPLEKRDFCPPSREHRLYQISFLIRNYKFKANDFAPIVNDKGFLPNTDPKLAIAKANLDMFPIDLNTASYSEIVRIPYIGPKTAKRIIQSRRDIKIRFSSNLERIIGANLTKRINCYVDLKDKRLTDFLKTK, from the coding sequence TTGGCAATACATTCAAGCTACAGAATGGCTATACGAAAGAATGGAGCTAAAGAGAGTTGTTACAGCGACTTTGAACCAGTTCCTCAAACACCGCTAGAAAAACGGGATTTTTGCCCTCCTTCAAGAGAACATCGCTTATATCAAATCTCTTTTCTAATAAGGAACTATAAGTTCAAGGCTAATGATTTTGCTCCAATAGTAAACGATAAGGGTTTCTTGCCAAACACTGACCCAAAATTAGCAATTGCAAAAGCAAACTTAGACATGTTCCCCATAGACCTAAACACAGCAAGCTATAGCGAAATAGTAAGAATACCTTACATTGGGCCTAAAACTGCCAAGAGGATAATTCAATCAAGAAGAGACATTAAAATTCGTTTTTCATCAAACCTAGAACGAATCATTGGTGCAAACCTTACCAAGCGCATAAACTGCTACGTAGACTTAAAAGATAAAAGATTAACAGATTTTCTAAAGACTAAATAA
- a CDS encoding DUF2095 family protein — protein MEIDEDHFKKMFPNLTKEVNVGKQKVTINSVRSDRKAAEKTAAAQKNLSNYNPDIIDFLRRCDTKQQAEEIITYMENRGEIPHNHAQKLRQQLRKKGVRSFGPKKEEGYYFKVSNSPFSKINKTIVKNHFP, from the coding sequence ATGGAAATCGACGAAGACCATTTCAAAAAGATGTTTCCAAATCTCACAAAAGAAGTGAATGTTGGTAAACAGAAGGTTACAATTAACTCTGTACGCTCTGACCGAAAAGCCGCTGAGAAAACAGCAGCAGCACAGAAAAACCTTTCCAACTACAACCCAGACATAATCGATTTCCTCCGCCGATGCGACACCAAACAACAAGCAGAAGAAATAATCACCTACATGGAAAACCGCGGCGAAATACCTCACAACCACGCCCAAAAACTACGACAACAACTTCGAAAAAAAGGCGTTCGAAGCTTCGGACCTAAAAAAGAAGAAGGATACTACTTTAAAGTAAGCAATAGTCCTTTCTCAAAAATAAACAAAACCATTGTGAAAAACCATTTTCCTTAA
- a CDS encoding carboxypeptidase M32, which yields MAIICLGGTRKPYIVEVDIPSAAISMAKMPDTLKSNYDKLMAKAKELTILQTIESIVHWDMETKMPPKAINLRSQQLAMLSQIEHRKSTDPEIETLLSRIEKHQDYQSLNELQKRNVYLIRKFYDEQTKLPEELVVETAKQQAITIDVWKKAKVAKDFSMFKPELEKLLELRKKAAAILMQVKATKTPYDALIDIFEPKMTAGMIAQVFGELKEGLVSILNKCLSAPKQPDTSFLKRKVPLDVQYKISNELVRFIGYDVESPKAGGRIDETEHPFTTGYYDDVRITTHYYEDNIVSSLFSVLHEGGHAIYEQNLKPEWIYQPVGTGCSLGFHESQSRFVENIVGRSREFWIYFFPKLKELTDNTFSDVALDDFVRAINRVRPSKIRVEADEVTYCLHVIIRFEIERELIADKITVADLPEVWNQKYKEYLGMDIENDSEGVMQDIHWASGYFGYFPTYALGNIYSGQLLIILEKTMPNWRDQIAKGNFHDVKKWLTENVHYYGNLYDPTALIKKITGEQINVKPYFEYLNKKYSRIYEY from the coding sequence TTGGCGATAATTTGCTTAGGAGGTACACGTAAGCCATATATTGTCGAAGTAGATATTCCGTCTGCGGCGATTAGTATGGCGAAAATGCCAGACACATTGAAGTCTAATTATGACAAACTAATGGCAAAGGCTAAAGAGTTAACAATTCTTCAAACGATTGAGTCAATCGTCCATTGGGACATGGAGACGAAGATGCCCCCGAAAGCTATCAATCTGCGAAGTCAGCAATTAGCCATGCTCAGTCAAATTGAACACAGAAAGAGTACGGACCCTGAAATTGAAACCTTACTATCAAGAATTGAAAAGCATCAAGACTATCAAAGCTTAAACGAGTTGCAGAAAAGAAACGTGTATCTAATCAGGAAGTTCTACGATGAACAGACCAAACTTCCAGAAGAACTCGTTGTAGAGACCGCAAAACAACAAGCCATCACCATCGATGTTTGGAAGAAGGCAAAAGTTGCTAAAGACTTCTCCATGTTCAAGCCGGAACTTGAGAAGCTTCTTGAGCTAAGAAAGAAAGCCGCAGCAATCCTTATGCAAGTAAAAGCTACCAAAACACCTTACGATGCCCTCATAGACATATTTGAGCCTAAAATGACCGCTGGGATGATTGCCCAAGTTTTTGGAGAGCTGAAGGAAGGGCTGGTCTCGATTTTAAATAAATGTTTAAGTGCACCGAAGCAACCCGACACGTCATTCCTAAAGCGCAAAGTTCCTTTGGACGTTCAATACAAGATTTCTAACGAACTCGTCAGGTTCATTGGATATGACGTGGAGTCTCCAAAAGCCGGAGGTAGAATAGATGAGACCGAGCACCCCTTTACTACGGGTTATTACGATGACGTGCGGATCACAACTCACTACTATGAAGATAATATAGTGTCCTCTCTGTTTTCTGTATTGCACGAGGGCGGTCACGCCATTTACGAACAGAACTTGAAGCCAGAATGGATTTATCAGCCAGTAGGTACTGGTTGTTCTCTAGGATTCCACGAGTCTCAGTCACGGTTCGTGGAAAACATAGTTGGACGATCACGCGAATTCTGGATCTACTTTTTCCCAAAACTTAAAGAACTCACAGATAACACTTTTTCCGATGTAGCTTTGGACGATTTCGTTCGAGCTATAAACCGAGTTAGGCCTTCAAAGATTCGTGTTGAGGCAGACGAAGTTACTTACTGTCTTCATGTAATTATCCGTTTTGAGATTGAACGTGAATTGATAGCAGACAAAATCACTGTAGCTGACCTTCCTGAGGTTTGGAACCAAAAATACAAAGAGTATCTAGGTATGGATATAGAAAACGACTCCGAAGGCGTCATGCAAGACATACACTGGGCCAGTGGCTACTTCGGCTATTTCCCAACCTACGCGCTAGGCAACATATATAGTGGACAACTCCTCATCATTCTGGAGAAAACCATGCCCAACTGGAGAGACCAAATTGCAAAAGGCAACTTTCACGACGTTAAAAAGTGGCTAACAGAGAACGTTCACTACTACGGAAACCTTTATGACCCAACAGCCCTCATCAAAAAAATCACTGGCGAGCAAATAAACGTCAAACCCTACTTCGAATATCTAAACAAGAAATACTCACGGATCTACGAATACTAG
- a CDS encoding ATP/GTP-binding protein, which yields MFVVFVIGTAGSGKSLLTSAFSEWLNMAKQDVATINLDPGVVALPYTPDLDIRDYVNIASLMEEYCLGPNGALILAADLIAEKMETLSRETEELNADLVLVDTPGQMELFAFRASGQYIAEELTKEPKAIVYLFDPVFSLSSINYVSNLFLSAAVYNRFLMPQVHVLSKSDLLPQEKVDSIVDWSSNPKMLEMNIEEKLKGTQRLLSRDIMHAIYRLGLRFPLIPVSAKTNDGMTNLNAMLERIFAGGDKFTH from the coding sequence GTGTTCGTTGTGTTTGTTATAGGCACGGCAGGGTCAGGCAAAAGTCTTCTTACCTCAGCTTTCTCGGAATGGCTAAACATGGCAAAACAAGATGTAGCAACCATAAACTTAGACCCAGGCGTGGTGGCATTACCATACACTCCTGACTTGGACATAAGAGACTACGTGAATATCGCGAGTTTAATGGAAGAGTATTGTTTAGGACCAAATGGAGCTTTGATTTTGGCTGCTGACCTCATTGCAGAGAAAATGGAAACGTTGAGTAGAGAGACTGAAGAGCTTAACGCAGATTTGGTTTTAGTTGACACGCCGGGGCAGATGGAGCTTTTTGCTTTCAGAGCCAGTGGACAATACATTGCAGAAGAACTAACTAAAGAACCAAAAGCCATAGTTTATCTTTTCGATCCGGTGTTTTCGCTTAGCTCAATAAACTATGTTTCAAACCTCTTCCTCTCAGCTGCAGTTTACAACCGTTTCCTAATGCCCCAAGTTCACGTGCTGTCAAAAAGTGACCTTCTGCCGCAAGAAAAAGTTGACAGCATTGTAGATTGGTCCTCGAATCCAAAGATGCTAGAAATGAATATTGAAGAGAAATTAAAAGGTACTCAGCGTCTGTTAAGCCGTGACATAATGCACGCGATTTACAGGTTGGGGCTTCGCTTTCCTTTGATTCCTGTTTCAGCAAAAACCAATGATGGAATGACAAACTTAAATGCAATGTTGGAACGCATCTTCGCTGGTGGGGACAAATTTACCCACTAG